In Bacillus sp. NP247, one DNA window encodes the following:
- a CDS encoding acetyl-CoA C-acyltransferase, with protein sequence MNRAVIVEAKRTPIGKKNGMLKDYEVQQLAAPLLTFLSKGIESEINDVILGNVVGPGGNVARLSALEAGLGYHIPGVTIDRQCGSGLEAIRIACHLIQGGAGNCYIAGGVESTSTSPFQNRARFSPETIGDPDMGLAAEYVAEQYNITKEMQDEYACLSYKRTLQALKKGYIQEEILPHYFNGSLDEFIKREMNYERMIKRTKPVFLQNGTVTAGNSCGVNDGACAVLVMEEGQARKLGYKPVLRFVRSAVVGVDPNLPGTGPIFAVQKLLREMNLVIEDIDCIEMNEAFAAKVVACAQTLQIPYEKLNVNGGAIALGHPYGASGAMLVTRLYYQAQRERMKHGIVTLGIGGGIGLALLFEKVED encoded by the coding sequence ATGAATAGAGCGGTTATTGTAGAAGCGAAAAGAACGCCTATTGGCAAGAAGAATGGGATGTTAAAAGATTATGAAGTTCAGCAATTAGCAGCACCACTTCTTACATTTTTAAGTAAAGGAATTGAGAGCGAAATAAATGATGTCATATTAGGAAATGTCGTTGGGCCAGGAGGTAATGTTGCAAGATTATCTGCTTTAGAAGCAGGACTCGGTTATCATATACCTGGTGTAACGATTGACCGGCAATGTGGTTCTGGTTTAGAAGCAATTCGCATCGCATGTCATCTTATTCAAGGTGGGGCTGGTAATTGCTATATTGCAGGGGGAGTAGAGAGTACAAGTACGTCACCTTTTCAAAATAGAGCGAGGTTTTCACCTGAAACAATTGGAGACCCTGATATGGGGTTAGCGGCTGAGTATGTTGCAGAGCAGTATAACATAACGAAAGAGATGCAAGATGAATATGCTTGTCTTAGCTATAAAAGAACGCTGCAAGCATTAAAAAAAGGATATATACAAGAAGAGATATTACCTCATTATTTTAATGGATCATTAGATGAATTTATTAAGCGAGAAATGAATTATGAAAGAATGATTAAGAGAACGAAACCTGTATTTTTACAAAATGGAACGGTAACAGCAGGGAATTCGTGTGGTGTAAACGATGGAGCATGTGCTGTACTTGTAATGGAAGAAGGGCAAGCTCGAAAATTAGGATACAAGCCTGTTCTTCGTTTCGTTCGCAGTGCTGTAGTTGGAGTGGATCCGAATCTCCCGGGAACGGGTCCGATATTTGCCGTACAAAAACTACTTAGAGAAATGAATTTAGTAATAGAAGATATTGATTGTATTGAGATGAATGAAGCGTTCGCCGCTAAAGTTGTTGCATGTGCGCAAACGTTACAAATTCCGTATGAAAAGTTAAATGTAAATGGTGGTGCAATTGCGCTTGGTCATCCGTATGGTGCGTCTGGAGCTATGCTTGTAACACGCTTGTATTATCAGGCGCAAAGAGAACGTATGAAACATGGAATTGTGACATTAGGAATTGGGGGTGGAATAGGGCTTGCTCTTTTATTTGAAAAAGTAGAAGACTAG
- the pdaB gene encoding polysaccharide deacetylase family sporulation protein PdaB has product MQKQKIILLIFSLICAVHIFQVDKVEAKMLLRKELEPTGYVTWEVPNNEKVIAITFDDGPDPTYTPQILDLLHQYKAEATFFMIGFRVQRNPYLVKQVLKEGHEIGNHTMNHLYASNSSDEKLENDILNGKKYFEKWAKEPLLFRPPGGYINDAVFTTAKKAGYQIVLWSWHQDPRDWANPGTESIVNHVVKNAKSGDIVLLHDGGSDRSQTVAALAKILPELKKQGYRFVKVSELLRYKH; this is encoded by the coding sequence ATGCAGAAACAAAAAATTATTCTATTAATTTTTTCTTTAATTTGTGCAGTACATATATTTCAAGTGGATAAAGTGGAAGCTAAAATGTTGTTAAGAAAAGAGTTAGAGCCAACTGGCTATGTAACGTGGGAAGTGCCAAATAATGAAAAGGTTATTGCAATCACATTTGATGATGGACCAGATCCAACATACACGCCGCAAATTCTAGATTTATTACATCAATATAAGGCAGAAGCGACTTTTTTTATGATTGGATTTCGAGTTCAGCGTAATCCATATTTAGTAAAGCAAGTGTTGAAAGAAGGGCATGAAATTGGAAATCATACGATGAATCATTTGTATGCGAGCAATTCATCAGATGAAAAATTAGAAAATGATATTTTAAATGGAAAGAAATATTTTGAAAAATGGGCGAAAGAACCTTTATTGTTCCGCCCACCAGGTGGATATATTAATGATGCTGTATTTACTACGGCAAAAAAAGCTGGGTATCAAATTGTTCTATGGTCATGGCATCAAGACCCTCGTGACTGGGCGAATCCAGGTACTGAATCCATTGTAAATCATGTTGTGAAAAATGCTAAAAGTGGAGATATTGTACTATTACATGATGGGGGAAGTGATCGTAGTCAAACAGTGGCGGCATTAGCAAAAATTTTACCTGAGCTGAAAAAGCAGGGTTATCGATTTGTGAAGGTTTCGGAGTTGCTACGTTATAAGCATTAA
- a CDS encoding Hsp20/alpha crystallin family protein produces the protein MGKKKKDCLFHVDGFEEWMDQFCSDSCSNFSFPNQIHIDLCETEQEYILETDVPNATEQNVLIKKMETGLNICILHKNTSLQRTIPLPTTIIYKKMLACLENGFLAIHISKNEVADKHEKKVLFSN, from the coding sequence ATGGGCAAGAAAAAGAAGGATTGTCTTTTTCATGTTGATGGTTTCGAAGAATGGATGGATCAATTTTGTTCTGATTCTTGTAGTAATTTTAGTTTTCCAAATCAAATTCATATTGACCTTTGTGAAACAGAACAAGAATACATTTTGGAAACAGATGTACCAAATGCAACTGAACAAAATGTACTCATTAAAAAGATGGAGACAGGCCTAAATATATGCATACTTCATAAAAACACTTCTTTACAGCGAACAATCCCTTTACCTACTACTATCATTTATAAGAAGATGCTAGCCTGCTTAGAGAATGGATTTTTAGCCATTCATATTTCCAAAAATGAAGTTGCCGATAAGCATGAAAAGAAGGTTCTTTTTTCAAATTGA
- the sspO gene encoding small acid-soluble spore protein O, whose product MGKRKANHTISGMNTASAQGQGTGYNEEFANEPLTPAERQNNKKRKKNQ is encoded by the coding sequence ATGGGTAAACGAAAAGCAAATCATACTATTTCAGGAATGAATACTGCATCCGCACAAGGGCAAGGAACTGGTTATAACGAAGAGTTCGCAAATGAACCTTTAACACCAGCAGAGCGACAAAATAATAAGAAACGAAAAAAGAATCAGTAA
- a CDS encoding small acid-soluble spore protein P, whose product MGKNNNQSNRQSEKKGQSSGQPEPLSGSHKVKNRNHSRQKNHAHHDM is encoded by the coding sequence ATGGGTAAAAACAATAATCAATCTAATCGTCAAAGCGAGAAAAAAGGGCAATCTTCTGGACAACCTGAACCGTTAAGCGGATCTCATAAAGTAAAAAACCGTAACCATTCTCGTCAAAAAAATCATGCGCATCATGATATGTAA
- a CDS encoding DUF6434 domain-containing protein, protein MRPPLTKSISLEDFQNYYWLKAELQIFCREHDLPASGSKIEISGRISHYLTTGKVLKNRSHQKVSKASLSYKDLSLQTIITENHRCSEDVRAFFKEKIGEKFRFTVALQKFFKKNIGKTYEDAITFWYEENERKKDPAYKTTISAQFEYNRFTRSFFEDPYNKGKSKTDAIAAWNEIKAKPGSNVYVPQKVEN, encoded by the coding sequence ATGCGCCCACCTTTAACAAAGTCTATATCTCTTGAAGATTTCCAAAACTATTATTGGTTAAAAGCTGAACTACAAATATTTTGTCGTGAGCATGATTTACCAGCTAGTGGCTCTAAGATCGAAATAAGCGGTCGTATCTCACATTATTTAACTACGGGTAAAGTATTAAAAAACCGTTCTCATCAAAAAGTGAGTAAAGCTTCCCTCTCTTATAAAGATCTTTCTCTTCAAACAATTATTACTGAAAATCACCGCTGTAGTGAAGATGTGCGTGCTTTTTTCAAAGAAAAAATTGGAGAAAAATTCCGCTTTACAGTAGCCCTTCAAAAGTTTTTTAAAAAGAATATCGGAAAAACGTATGAAGACGCTATAACGTTTTGGTATGAAGAAAACGAACGTAAAAAAGATCCCGCGTATAAAACAACTATCAGCGCACAGTTTGAATACAATCGTTTTACTCGTTCTTTTTTCGAAGATCCATACAACAAAGGAAAATCAAAAACAGATGCTATCGCTGCTTGGAACGAAATAAAAGCAAAACCTGGTAGCAATGTTTATGTTCCTCAAAAAGTAGAAAACTAG
- a CDS encoding NUDIX domain-containing protein, whose amino-acid sequence MENVMQVRVTGILIENEKVLLVKQKVANRNWSLPGGRVENGEMLEEAMIREMKEETGLDVKVKNLLYVCDKPDALPSLLHITFLLERIEGEITLPSNEFDHNPIHDVQMVPIEELSSYGFSEKFTKLASENFLNAGSYQGLKQNIGL is encoded by the coding sequence ATGGAAAATGTAATGCAAGTTCGTGTTACTGGAATTTTAATTGAAAACGAAAAGGTATTGCTAGTAAAGCAAAAAGTTGCTAATCGGAATTGGTCTTTACCTGGAGGAAGAGTAGAGAACGGTGAAATGTTAGAAGAAGCAATGATTCGAGAAATGAAAGAAGAAACCGGATTAGATGTTAAGGTTAAGAATTTATTATATGTTTGTGATAAACCAGATGCTCTCCCGTCTTTATTACATATTACATTTCTGCTTGAAAGGATTGAAGGTGAAATTACTTTACCTTCAAACGAGTTTGATCATAATCCAATTCATGATGTACAAATGGTGCCAATAGAAGAATTAAGTAGTTATGGTTTCTCTGAGAAATTTACTAAACTTGCATCTGAAAACTTTCTGAATGCAGGAAGTTACCAAGGCTTAAAACAAAATATTGGCTTGTAA
- a CDS encoding ABC-2 transporter permease, producing MRGLLLTNYYLVYRTFFMFMGIAILGAGFVFYFGDASMYRLIATFIILFAAIPALEVIKYESKSGYEKYVLTLPVTRSNIVQSHYFFYFLVVIIGTLLSYGVFYVYGLVSDTPIDDGIFKSVSLGTFIILNAGAIAYPLLYIFGAEKSDAITIGGACGGLVTYFGLQSVIGYLIEQFPISNLNSSVYISILYTIFGVILYIFSFFISVFIYRKKEF from the coding sequence ATGAGAGGTTTATTATTGACAAACTATTACCTAGTGTATCGAACTTTCTTTATGTTCATGGGAATAGCGATATTGGGAGCGGGATTCGTGTTTTATTTTGGTGATGCTTCAATGTACCGTTTAATTGCTACGTTCATTATCTTATTTGCTGCGATTCCTGCACTTGAAGTTATTAAATATGAGAGTAAGTCGGGTTATGAAAAGTATGTACTTACTTTACCGGTTACTAGAAGTAATATTGTGCAAAGTCACTATTTTTTCTATTTTTTAGTTGTAATTATTGGTACCTTATTATCTTATGGCGTATTTTATGTATATGGTTTAGTTTCAGATACACCAATTGATGATGGTATATTCAAGAGTGTTTCTTTAGGGACTTTCATCATTCTTAATGCCGGAGCAATAGCCTATCCACTCCTCTATATTTTTGGAGCAGAAAAATCTGATGCTATTACAATTGGAGGCGCATGCGGGGGACTTGTTACTTATTTTGGATTACAAAGTGTAATTGGCTATCTAATAGAACAATTTCCAATATCAAATTTAAATTCATCTGTATACATTTCAATTCTATATACAATATTTGGCGTTATCCTATATATCTTTTCTTTTTTTATTTCGGTATTTATATATCGTAAGAAGGAATTTTAA
- a CDS encoding MFS transporter: MKGKLQNIHPLGMSIIIGTLFARFATSMSIPFLAIYLTTVKDVSAGMTGAIIGTSALVGVFASFIGGNLSDRFGRKMIIIWSMIVWVFVFIGFSVADHVLSFFLLNALNGLCRSFFEPTSRALLSDLTKPEYRLLVYNLRYGAINVGVAIGPIVGLQLGSAKSTIPFLVAAGVYILYTAILALQFKKYPLDKKKINTEKPVTILNAIRILRKDVVFLVALVGIILSNSGFSHFTTTLSQYFANSHIFQDGVKLFSYMLTLNAITVVVIQYPVIQMCKKYTPLTSIMVGTLFVSGGLFGFGLVESMLGAAICTIIFTFGEVLMFSMTDVFIDEIAVSHLKGTYFGAMGFSGIGGVIGPWFGGVLLDYYGYQNGFVVFLVLAIFSTVAFPVLLVTKGLLKKRYDRNYNIEIQVK; the protein is encoded by the coding sequence ATGAAGGGGAAGTTACAAAATATTCATCCACTTGGAATGAGTATCATTATAGGGACATTATTTGCTAGGTTTGCTACTTCAATGAGCATTCCTTTTTTAGCGATTTATTTAACGACTGTTAAAGACGTATCGGCTGGAATGACCGGTGCTATCATTGGAACGAGTGCGCTTGTTGGAGTGTTTGCTAGTTTTATTGGGGGCAATTTATCGGATCGATTCGGCCGAAAGATGATTATAATATGGTCCATGATTGTTTGGGTATTTGTATTTATAGGATTTTCAGTTGCAGATCATGTTTTGAGTTTCTTTTTATTAAACGCTTTGAATGGACTATGTCGTTCTTTTTTTGAACCGACATCAAGAGCGTTATTATCAGATTTAACAAAACCAGAGTATCGGTTACTCGTCTATAACTTACGATACGGTGCAATAAATGTTGGAGTTGCGATCGGACCAATTGTTGGATTACAGCTCGGAAGTGCAAAATCAACAATTCCTTTTTTAGTAGCCGCTGGAGTTTACATTTTATATACAGCTATATTAGCACTGCAATTTAAGAAATATCCACTTGATAAAAAGAAAATAAATACAGAAAAGCCTGTTACAATACTAAATGCAATTCGTATATTGCGAAAGGATGTAGTATTTTTAGTTGCTTTAGTCGGTATTATTTTGAGTAATAGTGGTTTTTCGCATTTCACGACGACACTATCTCAATATTTTGCAAATTCACATATATTTCAAGATGGAGTAAAACTGTTCTCATATATGCTAACTTTAAATGCAATTACAGTAGTAGTTATTCAATACCCTGTTATTCAAATGTGTAAAAAGTATACGCCGTTAACGTCTATTATGGTTGGAACGTTATTTGTGAGCGGGGGATTATTTGGATTTGGACTAGTAGAATCTATGTTAGGGGCTGCTATTTGTACAATTATTTTTACATTCGGAGAAGTATTAATGTTTTCAATGACAGATGTATTTATTGATGAGATAGCTGTTTCACATTTGAAAGGGACATATTTTGGAGCTATGGGTTTTTCAGGAATTGGAGGAGTAATTGGTCCTTGGTTTGGGGGAGTACTTCTCGATTATTACGGGTACCAAAATGGGTTTGTAGTATTTTTAGTGCTAGCTATATTTTCAACTGTAGCATTTCCTGTACTTTTAGTTACAAAAGGCTTATTGAAAAAAAGGTACGATAGAAATTATAATATAGAAATACAAGTGAAATAA
- a CDS encoding long-chain fatty acid--CoA ligase, protein MMMNVPLTISSMMERAEKLFPKKEIISRTHDTVTTLTYKQLGERTRRLSSALKKLGIKEGERIGTLAWNHHRHVEAYFAIPGIASVLHTINIRLSPQHISYIIQHAGDRILLIDEDLVPLVENIQSQLSTVQAYIIMTDKDELPKTTLQPVYHYEKLLEEGDSNFQFIKDIDENTPAGMCYTSATTGNPKGVVYTHRSTVLHCMALGLADTTALSESDAAMAIVPMFHVNAWGLPFAATWFGTKQVLPGPMFTPKILLEMIQAEKVTIAAGVPTIWLGVLQELENNSYDLSSITRILCGGAAAPKSVIKAFEQKYNVPFVHAYGMTETSPLVTLARLKSYETELSYEEQLEIRSKQGYLVPGVEMKVVGTNGEVKWDGTEMGELCLRAPWIAESYYNDDRTVEGFRDGWLYTGDVVTVDEEGCVKIVDRTKDVIKSGGEWISSVDLENALMAHDAIFEAAVVAVPHPQWQERPIACVVQKKNSTATKEELYEFLKPQFAKWWLPDDIVFMEEIPKTSVGKFLKQTLRKELEHLHKEK, encoded by the coding sequence ATGATGATGAATGTACCTCTAACGATTAGTTCTATGATGGAAAGGGCAGAAAAACTATTCCCAAAGAAAGAAATCATTTCACGGACGCATGATACAGTTACGACCTTAACGTATAAGCAGCTAGGGGAAAGGACAAGAAGGCTTTCCAGTGCGTTAAAAAAGCTTGGGATTAAAGAAGGCGAGCGCATAGGAACGTTAGCATGGAATCATCATCGACATGTGGAAGCATATTTTGCTATTCCAGGTATTGCTTCCGTTTTACACACAATTAATATTCGTTTATCTCCTCAACATATTTCATACATTATTCAACATGCAGGAGATCGAATTTTACTTATTGATGAAGATCTCGTACCACTTGTTGAAAATATTCAATCACAATTATCAACCGTACAAGCCTACATTATTATGACTGATAAAGACGAACTTCCAAAAACTACACTGCAGCCTGTATATCATTATGAAAAGCTATTAGAAGAAGGCGATTCCAATTTCCAATTTATAAAAGATATTGATGAAAATACACCTGCTGGTATGTGTTATACGTCAGCGACTACAGGGAATCCAAAAGGTGTTGTTTATACACATCGTAGTACAGTTCTGCACTGTATGGCACTTGGTTTAGCAGATACGACAGCTTTATCAGAAAGTGATGCGGCAATGGCTATTGTACCAATGTTTCATGTGAACGCTTGGGGACTTCCTTTTGCAGCCACTTGGTTTGGAACTAAACAAGTTCTTCCAGGACCGATGTTTACTCCGAAAATTTTATTAGAGATGATTCAAGCTGAAAAAGTAACGATAGCAGCAGGTGTGCCTACAATTTGGCTTGGTGTTTTACAAGAGTTAGAAAATAATAGTTACGATTTGTCTAGTATTACGAGAATATTATGCGGTGGTGCGGCTGCACCAAAAAGCGTTATTAAAGCATTTGAGCAAAAATATAATGTTCCTTTCGTACATGCATATGGTATGACTGAAACAAGCCCACTCGTAACACTTGCACGTTTAAAAAGTTATGAAACAGAATTATCGTATGAAGAGCAATTGGAAATCCGTTCCAAACAAGGATATCTTGTCCCTGGTGTAGAGATGAAAGTAGTCGGTACAAACGGTGAAGTGAAGTGGGATGGTACTGAGATGGGAGAGTTATGTTTACGAGCACCTTGGATCGCTGAAAGCTATTATAACGATGATCGTACTGTCGAAGGATTCCGAGACGGCTGGTTATATACTGGTGATGTCGTTACAGTTGATGAGGAAGGCTGCGTGAAAATTGTTGATCGTACGAAAGATGTTATTAAAAGCGGAGGAGAATGGATTTCCTCAGTGGATCTTGAAAATGCTTTAATGGCGCATGACGCTATATTTGAAGCGGCTGTCGTTGCAGTTCCTCATCCGCAGTGGCAAGAGCGCCCAATTGCCTGCGTTGTTCAAAAGAAAAATAGTACGGCTACAAAAGAAGAACTATATGAGTTTTTAAAACCACAGTTTGCGAAGTGGTGGTTACCAGATGATATTGTATTTATGGAAGAAATACCGAAAACATCTGTTGGGAAGTTTTTAAAGCAAACGCTCCGGAAAGAACTGGAGCATTTGCATAAAGAGAAATAA
- a CDS encoding DHHA1 domain-containing protein: protein MEQKLYYIDAYTKDFTTKIIKQDYDKEGNLYVVLNETAFYPTGGGQPYDTGTLNGIPVINVEEVDGEIRHFIVEQLHTEEVDGKIDWQRRFDHMQQHTAQHILSAAFWDHFNIPTIGFHLGKETITIDLETANLSTETVEKAVQIANQIVFENHPIRTQWMNLEEAKKLPLRKEPTMTENIRVVIIENYDYNGCGGTHPKHTGEVGPIQVLEWERNKGGIRLTFIAGWRSLKLMGQHQQILTDVSKQLNSSETDIPTKVAQLLTSQKENEKTIQVMNEKLLFVEANELLQQSEEIHAGILISKVFANRSMQEIAKLSAIITEQQEHAITYFVIENEDKLQCILACGKTVALDMNTLLKDTLPAIEGKGGGNKKSARGGGKAIMSGDEFLIRLVSSLQSAV from the coding sequence TTGGAACAAAAATTATATTACATCGACGCTTATACGAAAGACTTTACTACTAAAATTATAAAGCAAGATTATGATAAAGAAGGTAACTTATATGTTGTTTTAAATGAAACAGCCTTTTATCCAACAGGCGGCGGACAACCATATGATACTGGAACTTTAAATGGTATTCCGGTAATTAACGTTGAAGAAGTAGATGGAGAAATTCGCCATTTCATAGTAGAACAATTACATACAGAAGAAGTAGACGGAAAAATTGATTGGCAACGCCGTTTTGATCATATGCAGCAACATACAGCTCAGCACATTTTATCCGCTGCTTTTTGGGATCACTTTAACATACCGACAATCGGGTTCCACCTTGGAAAAGAAACTATAACAATTGATTTAGAAACTGCTAACCTTTCTACCGAAACTGTTGAGAAGGCCGTACAAATTGCTAATCAAATTGTTTTTGAAAACCACCCTATTCGTACCCAATGGATGAACTTAGAAGAAGCGAAAAAATTACCTCTTCGCAAAGAACCAACTATGACAGAAAATATACGCGTTGTTATTATTGAAAACTATGACTACAACGGTTGTGGTGGAACACATCCGAAGCATACAGGTGAAGTAGGTCCTATTCAAGTACTAGAATGGGAGCGTAATAAAGGGGGTATACGCTTAACATTTATTGCTGGTTGGCGTTCTCTTAAATTAATGGGACAACATCAACAAATATTAACAGATGTTTCTAAGCAATTGAACAGTAGCGAAACTGATATTCCAACAAAAGTAGCACAGCTTCTTACCTCTCAAAAAGAAAACGAAAAAACAATACAAGTGATGAATGAAAAACTATTATTTGTAGAAGCAAATGAACTATTACAACAATCAGAAGAAATACATGCCGGCATACTTATTTCTAAAGTATTTGCAAATCGTTCTATGCAAGAAATCGCAAAGCTTTCTGCTATCATTACAGAACAACAAGAACATGCCATTACATATTTCGTTATTGAAAACGAGGACAAATTACAATGTATTCTTGCTTGCGGAAAAACAGTCGCACTCGATATGAATACCCTTTTAAAAGATACACTTCCTGCAATTGAAGGAAAAGGTGGCGGAAATAAAAAGAGTGCTCGTGGCGGTGGGAAAGCAATTATGAGTGGAGATGAGTTTTTAATTCGGCTTGTTTCTTCTTTACAATCTGCAGTGTAG
- a CDS encoding acyl-CoA synthetase: MGITKEYKKYASLQPNKIAIKENDRVLTYKEWFESVCKVANWLHEKESKNKTVAIVLENCVEFLQTFAGAAMAGWICVPLDIKWKQNELEERIALSNPDVIVTEHYRLKDISSEGGNIQSIDEWKRMIGMYNSTYQTLENGGNNPFYMGFTSGSTGKAKAFLRAQKSWVHSFDCNVHDFHMKNTDSILIAGTLVHSLFLYGAISALYLGQTVHIMRKFIPDQVLDQLETENISVMYTVPTMLESLYKEKRVMENKMKIISSGAKWEVEAKEKIKSIFPYAQKYEFYGASELSFVTALVDEESNRRPNSVGKPCHNVQVRICNESGEEVQIGEIGTVYVKSNQFFMGYVSDGIVVPELTEDGWMTVHDVGYQDEEGFIYIVGREKNMILFGGINIYPEEIESLLYTHPAVEEIVVVGVKDSYWGEKPVAIVKGSATKQQLKSFCLQRLSSFKIPKEWYFVDEIPYTSSGKVARIAAKSIVGKQEKVHE, translated from the coding sequence ATGGGGATTACAAAAGAATACAAAAAATATGCTTCTTTACAACCGAATAAAATAGCGATTAAGGAAAATGATAGAGTTTTAACATATAAAGAGTGGTTCGAGTCAGTTTGTAAAGTAGCAAACTGGTTGCATGAAAAAGAATCGAAGAATAAAACGGTAGCAATTGTTTTAGAAAATTGTGTTGAATTTTTGCAAACATTTGCTGGAGCAGCGATGGCAGGGTGGATTTGTGTGCCACTAGATATAAAGTGGAAGCAAAATGAGCTTGAGGAAAGAATAGCACTTAGTAATCCAGATGTTATTGTTACAGAGCATTATAGATTGAAAGATATATCGAGTGAAGGCGGAAATATACAATCAATTGATGAGTGGAAACGAATGATTGGGATGTATAACTCTACATATCAAACGCTAGAAAATGGTGGGAATAACCCTTTTTATATGGGATTTACATCAGGATCTACTGGAAAAGCAAAAGCATTTTTACGTGCACAAAAGTCGTGGGTCCATAGTTTTGATTGTAATGTACATGACTTTCATATGAAAAATACAGATTCTATTTTAATAGCCGGAACACTCGTTCATTCTCTTTTCTTATACGGTGCAATAAGTGCATTATATTTAGGGCAAACGGTGCACATAATGAGAAAGTTTATTCCAGATCAAGTACTGGATCAGTTAGAAACGGAAAATATTTCGGTCATGTATACAGTTCCGACAATGCTAGAATCTTTATATAAAGAAAAAAGAGTAATGGAAAATAAAATGAAAATTATTTCGTCAGGAGCGAAATGGGAAGTTGAAGCGAAAGAAAAAATAAAGAGTATATTTCCTTATGCGCAAAAATATGAATTTTACGGTGCATCGGAACTAAGTTTTGTAACAGCACTAGTTGATGAAGAGAGTAATAGAAGGCCAAATTCAGTAGGGAAACCTTGCCACAATGTGCAAGTGCGAATATGTAATGAATCAGGAGAAGAAGTACAGATAGGTGAGATAGGAACTGTTTATGTGAAAAGTAATCAGTTTTTTATGGGATATGTATCGGATGGTATTGTAGTTCCAGAGTTGACCGAAGATGGTTGGATGACAGTGCATGATGTAGGGTATCAAGATGAGGAAGGTTTTATATATATAGTTGGTAGAGAAAAGAATATGATTCTATTTGGAGGAATTAATATTTACCCAGAAGAGATAGAAAGTTTGCTATATACACATCCAGCTGTTGAAGAAATTGTTGTTGTTGGTGTGAAAGATAGCTATTGGGGTGAAAAACCGGTCGCTATCGTAAAAGGAAGCGCTACAAAGCAACAATTAAAGAGTTTTTGCTTACAACGATTATCATCTTTTAAAATACCGAAAGAATGGTATTTTGTAGATGAAATACCTTATACGAGTAGCGGAAAAGTAGCTCGCATTGCAGCTAAAAGTATAGTTGGAAAACAGGAGAAGGTACATGAATAG
- a CDS encoding biotin transporter BioY, with protein sequence MNTKNLVFVALFSSIMGVLGLIPPIALAITPVPITLQSLGVMLAGGLLGSRLGALSQLIFLLIVGVGAPLLAGGRGGLGVFFGPSAGYLLGYILGAFVIGYLIERLREVSIIKVLCINIIGGIFVVYVFGIIVQAFVMDISIWQTMKVSVVFLPGDCIKAIIAAILVTKLHRSLKHIITPALKNGKYTNAG encoded by the coding sequence ATGAATACAAAAAATTTAGTTTTCGTCGCTTTATTCAGTTCTATTATGGGAGTACTAGGGTTAATACCTCCAATCGCTCTTGCTATTACACCAGTTCCTATTACATTACAATCGCTTGGAGTTATGCTTGCGGGTGGACTGTTAGGATCACGTCTTGGTGCACTGAGCCAGCTTATTTTCTTACTTATTGTCGGAGTTGGAGCGCCACTACTTGCTGGCGGGCGTGGAGGCCTTGGCGTATTTTTTGGTCCAAGTGCAGGATATTTACTTGGTTATATTCTAGGAGCATTTGTCATTGGTTATTTAATTGAGCGTTTACGTGAAGTTTCCATAATAAAAGTATTATGTATTAATATAATTGGTGGTATTTTCGTAGTTTATGTATTTGGTATTATTGTACAAGCTTTCGTAATGGATATTTCCATATGGCAGACGATGAAAGTAAGTGTCGTATTTTTACCAGGTGATTGCATAAAAGCGATTATAGCAGCAATTCTCGTGACAAAATTACATCGTTCATTGAAACACATTATTACGCCCGCTTTAAAGAATGGGAAATATACAAATGCGGGATAA